From one Henriciella marina DSM 19595 genomic stretch:
- a CDS encoding LolA family protein, translating into MTPLFPTLTAILAFGAGPFALTTDFSAAAQPQLSWRTASAISAPAAATQVASPAPAQLVLAQETSAEVPVTGVAPDPVPPRAEKTPTAQQAADSNAVSATERRAILKAAAASLSAAETARGRFTQVSPNGAYTEGDFALQRPGRMRFDYDEPTPILIVANGTTVAMEDSDLETVDRVPLASTPLGLILDDELDFETEARVTDVRKTPSEIAITMQDRSGEAEGEVTLYFDPASYQLMSWRALDANRQVTRVALQDIETNVRLSPRLFRLDDPADEEEDER; encoded by the coding sequence ATGACGCCTCTATTCCCGACGCTTACGGCCATCCTCGCTTTCGGAGCCGGTCCGTTCGCGCTCACAACAGATTTTTCCGCTGCGGCCCAGCCGCAGCTTTCCTGGCGTACTGCCAGCGCAATAAGCGCGCCCGCAGCTGCGACACAGGTCGCCAGCCCGGCACCTGCCCAGTTGGTGCTTGCGCAGGAGACCAGCGCAGAGGTGCCTGTGACGGGCGTTGCGCCAGATCCGGTGCCGCCGCGTGCCGAAAAGACCCCAACGGCTCAGCAGGCAGCCGACTCCAATGCGGTTTCAGCAACCGAACGGCGCGCCATCCTGAAGGCGGCGGCCGCGTCGCTGTCGGCAGCAGAGACCGCGCGCGGTCGGTTCACCCAGGTCTCGCCGAATGGGGCGTACACTGAAGGTGACTTTGCCCTTCAGCGCCCCGGACGGATGCGGTTCGACTATGACGAGCCGACACCGATCCTGATCGTCGCAAATGGCACGACCGTGGCGATGGAAGACAGCGACCTTGAAACGGTTGACCGCGTTCCGCTGGCATCGACGCCGCTTGGGCTCATCCTCGACGATGAGCTGGATTTCGAAACCGAAGCCCGCGTCACCGATGTGCGCAAGACGCCAAGCGAGATTGCCATCACGATGCAGGACCGGTCCGGCGAGGCAGAGGGCGAAGTCACGCTCTATTTCGATCCGGCGAGCTACCAGCTGATGAGCTGGCGCGCCCTCGATGCGAACCGTCAGGTCACGCGTGTGGCGCTGCAGGATATCGAGACGAATGTCAGGCTGAGCCCACGGCTCTTCCGGCTGGATGACCCGGCCGATGAGGAAGAAGACGAGCGCTAG
- the msrA gene encoding peptide-methionine (S)-S-oxide reductase MsrA produces the protein MKFSQTTIVAIAAGTLAAGGAFVWSAMAEEASTLPPPSANVQTAIFAGGCFWCTEADFDKLSGVVSTVSGYTGGTVDDPTYRQVTRGGTGHYEAVEVSYDPAKVSYEELVDYYFRTIDPTDPDGQFCDKGASYRTAVFVDDAEERGVVEAEIKEIEDAGTLPAPVVTKVLDEQTFWPAEDYHQNYYRTTPVKYRFYRNSCGRDARLEDLWGDAAMRLPDSAG, from the coding sequence ATGAAATTTTCTCAAACCACAATCGTCGCCATTGCGGCTGGCACCCTCGCGGCCGGCGGCGCATTCGTCTGGAGCGCCATGGCCGAAGAAGCCAGCACCCTGCCGCCGCCAAGCGCGAATGTCCAAACCGCCATCTTCGCAGGCGGCTGTTTCTGGTGCACCGAAGCCGATTTCGACAAGCTCTCCGGCGTTGTCTCAACCGTTTCTGGCTATACGGGCGGCACAGTCGACGATCCGACCTACCGGCAGGTTACGCGGGGCGGGACGGGTCATTATGAAGCGGTCGAAGTCAGCTATGATCCAGCCAAGGTGAGCTATGAAGAGCTGGTCGACTACTACTTCCGTACCATCGACCCGACTGACCCCGACGGTCAGTTCTGCGACAAGGGCGCAAGCTATCGCACCGCCGTCTTCGTGGACGACGCTGAAGAGCGCGGCGTCGTCGAGGCCGAGATCAAGGAGATTGAGGACGCTGGAACGCTGCCAGCCCCGGTCGTCACCAAAGTGCTGGACGAGCAGACTTTCTGGCCCGCTGAGGATTATCACCAGAACTATTACCGTACGACGCCCGTAAAATATCGCTTCTACCGCAATAGTTGCGGGCGCGATGCGCGTCTGGAAGACCTCTGGGGCGACGCTGCAATGCGGCTGCCAGACAGCGCGGGCTAG
- a CDS encoding TIGR00282 family metallophosphoesterase, with product MKLAYFGDVVGKPGRAAVMDYLPGLRRDLQLDFVVVNGENAAGGFGLTESIAGDFFNAGADCLTLGDHAWDQREAMTYIAREPRLLRPANYPAAAGAPGKGAHVFVLNDGRRVGVAQLQGNVFMKQQLENAFQHADRVLDDMPLGLAVDAMIVDIHCEATSEKMAMGHHCDGRASLVVGSHTHVPTADIMILEGGTGYQTDAGMCGDYDSVIGMKKENSVQRFATQLPGDRYAPALGEGTLCGVYVETDDATGLAKRIEPIRIGGRLAEAIPAN from the coding sequence ATGAAACTTGCTTATTTTGGAGATGTCGTTGGTAAACCGGGCCGCGCTGCGGTGATGGATTACCTGCCCGGCCTGCGGCGTGACCTGCAGCTCGATTTCGTCGTGGTGAACGGTGAAAATGCGGCGGGCGGCTTCGGCCTGACCGAATCCATCGCGGGTGATTTCTTCAATGCGGGCGCTGACTGTCTTACCCTTGGCGATCATGCCTGGGACCAGCGCGAGGCAATGACATATATTGCGCGCGAACCACGCCTCCTTCGTCCTGCCAACTACCCTGCCGCCGCTGGTGCGCCCGGAAAAGGCGCACATGTCTTCGTGCTCAATGACGGCCGGAGGGTTGGCGTTGCCCAGCTGCAGGGCAATGTCTTCATGAAGCAACAGCTTGAAAACGCATTCCAGCATGCAGACCGCGTCCTCGACGATATGCCGCTCGGCCTCGCGGTCGATGCGATGATCGTCGACATCCATTGCGAAGCGACCAGCGAGAAAATGGCGATGGGCCATCATTGCGACGGGCGCGCCAGCCTTGTCGTTGGCAGCCACACGCACGTGCCCACAGCCGACATCATGATCCTTGAAGGCGGAACCGGCTATCAGACGGATGCCGGCATGTGCGGTGACTATGACAGCGTCATCGGCATGAAAAAGGAAAACTCGGTTCAACGCTTTGCGACCCAGCTGCCCGGAGACCGCTATGCGCCCGCGCTCGGCGAAGGCACGCTTTGCGGGGTCTATGTAGAGACAGACGACGCCACCGGCCTTGCAAAACGCATTGAGCCAATCCGCATTGGCGGGCGGCTGGCTGAAGCGATCCCCGCGAACTAG
- a CDS encoding YebC/PmpR family DNA-binding transcriptional regulator, with product MAGHSKWANIQHRKGAQDKKRAALFARLSKEITIASKLGGPDPDANPRLRLAINNARGQSMPKDNIKRAVDKGQGGAGEEYFDIRYEGFGPGGVGIIVEASTDNKNRAASEIRSAFSKNGGNLGETGSVSFGFEQVGEIQYPVEAGDEMEVMEAAIEAGATDVETDEENHWIYTEREDLTDVASTLEGKFGEVEAKSTQLIWKPQNNVPVEGDHADTLMKLLDVLDELDDVQNVYDNSELSDAEIERLSS from the coding sequence ATGGCCGGACATTCGAAATGGGCCAACATCCAGCACCGCAAGGGCGCGCAGGACAAGAAACGCGCTGCCCTCTTTGCGCGCCTGTCCAAGGAAATCACGATTGCGTCGAAACTCGGCGGACCCGACCCTGACGCCAATCCGCGCCTGCGCCTTGCGATAAACAATGCGCGCGGCCAGTCCATGCCCAAGGACAATATCAAGCGCGCGGTCGACAAGGGCCAGGGCGGCGCTGGCGAAGAATATTTCGACATCCGATATGAAGGCTTTGGCCCGGGCGGCGTTGGCATCATCGTCGAGGCCTCGACCGACAACAAGAACCGCGCAGCGAGCGAGATCCGGTCTGCCTTTTCAAAGAATGGCGGCAATCTCGGCGAGACAGGCTCTGTTTCCTTCGGCTTCGAACAGGTTGGCGAGATCCAGTACCCGGTCGAGGCTGGCGATGAGATGGAAGTCATGGAAGCGGCGATCGAAGCCGGTGCGACAGACGTCGAGACCGACGAAGAAAACCACTGGATTTATACAGAGCGCGAGGACCTTACAGATGTCGCCTCGACGCTTGAGGGCAAGTTCGGCGAGGTCGAAGCCAAGTCCACCCAGCTGATCTGGAAGCCGCAGAACAATGTGCCGGTCGAGGGCGATCATGCCGACACGCTGATGAAGCTGCTCGATGTTCTCGATGAGCTCGATGACGTCCAGAACGTCTATGACAACTCCGAGCTTTCGGACGCCGAAATCGAGCGTCTCTCCAGCTAG